A genomic region of Paenibacillus sp. PL2-23 contains the following coding sequences:
- a CDS encoding cellulose biosynthesis cyclic di-GMP-binding regulatory protein BcsB, whose translation MDRPMMRGARRYALWLAAAVLLLALTGERVSADKLPIMLSEEDWSLAGPYASSQSSFLIPDYWRVRQATLSLEYTVTELARRDRSSVTLMMNGAPFHSFRPAVDGQSRQRLEVMVPRELLRPGSNLFTVQGDIRTRPVEAICEDEGNRDNWLRFYHTASIGIDYDRQPVDGTIRGFAKRFGGLEALAGMESAVVVPDAAKPAELEAAAYAIAGLAKAAMLKDKPVELLQLSEGQWLAKPLSVVIALRGQLPGELSSQLESRDWSKEAVLQLMEQSGRLVLVVTGEEPELLVKAGRLLGNPELVEQLDRRTAVVSAETAVDTPQVVMNRAMALTENGELITGARHQERSYYIPLPANRTLAEASKIRLDFRYARNLDFDRSMVTIRVGNKPIGSKRLSEELADGDSLTLPIPSNLNVRGNFAVTAAFDLELEGDYCLPPVEEMPWVYIDSTSMLQLNTKDNTELLFNHYPYPFLRDGLFHRIAVALPRERTAELYASIGHIFSLLGQYAEGNSGEIKFLDDDSPSDSWKDRNIIAIGSFRDNALIRQNNDKLHFRYDGEGRYFHSNEKRSLDAQYGSALGSLQLLPSPYEAGHALLAVTGPDDERIRQVSLLLATEKERGKVWGDAVLADRDGLVSPYRFQLPAEAAPERALASVLSRSDAVPFLVSAGLVIALVLLSLLLMARKYRRKRGGSGEA comes from the coding sequence ATGGATCGTCCAATGATGCGGGGCGCGCGGAGATATGCCCTGTGGCTGGCGGCAGCTGTTCTGCTGCTTGCGCTGACAGGGGAGCGAGTGAGCGCCGATAAGCTTCCAATTATGCTGTCGGAAGAGGACTGGTCGCTTGCCGGACCTTATGCGTCCAGTCAGAGCAGCTTCCTCATTCCGGATTATTGGCGGGTGAGACAGGCAACGCTCAGCCTGGAATATACGGTGACAGAGCTGGCGAGGCGGGACCGCTCCAGCGTTACGTTGATGATGAACGGAGCGCCCTTTCATTCCTTCCGGCCGGCTGTGGACGGACAATCGCGGCAGCGGCTGGAGGTGATGGTCCCTCGCGAGCTGCTTCGGCCCGGCTCTAACCTGTTCACGGTGCAAGGAGACATCCGCACCCGTCCAGTAGAAGCGATATGTGAGGATGAGGGAAATCGCGACAACTGGCTGCGGTTTTACCATACAGCCTCGATCGGAATCGATTATGATAGGCAGCCGGTTGACGGCACGATTCGAGGCTTCGCGAAGCGATTTGGCGGTCTTGAAGCGCTGGCGGGGATGGAGAGCGCCGTAGTGGTTCCGGATGCCGCCAAGCCTGCCGAGCTGGAGGCGGCAGCCTACGCCATTGCGGGCTTGGCCAAGGCTGCTATGCTGAAGGACAAGCCTGTCGAGCTGCTGCAGCTGTCGGAGGGCCAGTGGCTCGCGAAGCCGCTGAGTGTGGTTATCGCCTTGCGCGGGCAACTGCCGGGGGAGCTAAGCTCACAGCTGGAGAGTCGGGACTGGAGCAAGGAAGCGGTGCTTCAGCTGATGGAGCAAAGCGGCAGGCTTGTATTGGTTGTGACGGGAGAGGAGCCCGAGCTGCTTGTGAAGGCGGGCAGGCTGCTTGGCAACCCGGAGCTTGTGGAGCAGCTGGATCGGCGGACGGCGGTCGTATCGGCAGAGACAGCCGTAGATACGCCTCAGGTTGTCATGAACCGTGCCATGGCGCTGACGGAGAATGGCGAGCTTATAACAGGAGCGCGTCATCAGGAGCGGAGCTATTATATCCCGCTGCCCGCCAATCGGACCCTTGCGGAGGCAAGCAAAATAAGGCTGGATTTCCGCTATGCGCGCAATCTGGACTTTGATCGTTCCATGGTGACGATTCGGGTAGGCAACAAGCCGATCGGCAGCAAGCGGCTGAGCGAGGAGCTTGCAGACGGCGATTCGTTAACGCTGCCTATACCGTCCAATCTGAATGTAAGGGGCAATTTTGCGGTGACCGCCGCCTTCGACCTGGAGCTTGAGGGCGATTATTGCTTGCCGCCGGTGGAGGAAATGCCATGGGTTTATATTGACAGCACCTCGATGCTGCAGCTGAATACGAAGGACAATACGGAGCTCCTGTTCAATCATTATCCGTATCCCTTCCTGCGTGATGGCTTGTTCCACCGAATCGCGGTAGCGCTGCCGAGGGAGCGAACGGCCGAGCTGTATGCCTCCATCGGTCACATATTCAGTCTTCTCGGCCAATATGCGGAGGGCAATTCGGGGGAGATCAAGTTTCTGGACGACGACTCGCCATCCGACAGCTGGAAGGATCGGAACATTATCGCCATCGGAAGCTTTCGGGACAATGCGCTGATTCGTCAAAATAATGACAAGCTGCACTTTCGCTACGACGGGGAGGGACGCTACTTCCATTCTAACGAAAAGCGAAGCCTGGATGCCCAATACGGCTCCGCGCTGGGCTCGCTTCAGCTCCTCCCTTCTCCCTATGAGGCTGGGCATGCGCTGCTTGCTGTAACAGGTCCGGACGATGAGCGGATCAGGCAAGTGTCTCTGCTGCTGGCGACCGAGAAGGAGCGGGGGAAAGTATGGGGCGATGCGGTGCTTGCCGACAGGGACGGCCTTGTGAGTCCTTACCGCTTCCAGCTCCCCGCTGAAGCTGCGCCGGAGCGAGCGCTGGCTAGCGTGCTGTCACGCTCGGACGCCGTTCCGTTCCTCGTCTCGGCTGGACTGGTGATTGCGCTGGTGCTGCTGTCGCTTCTGCTTATGGCGCGCAAATATCGGAGGAAGCGGGGTGGGAGCGGTGAAGCGTAG
- a CDS encoding SDR family NAD(P)-dependent oxidoreductase: MDNHSKLLADGRVKDKVAVITGAGSGIGRAAALKLAKHGAKIVLLDLIDGRSEKVEEAIREMGAEALFIDTDVADPARVEKAMQEAADRFGRIDILFANAGVNGTLAPIEEMNPEDWDQTLGINLKGTFLSVKYVLPHMTAWGGSIIITSSINGNRKFKGFGMSAYSSSKAGQVAFAKMAALELARHRIRVNAICPGAIETNIGQNTNRTPEVSEIVIPVEYPQGNQPLERGPGQPEQVADLVLFLASEESSHISGTEVYIDGVESLL; encoded by the coding sequence ATGGACAATCATTCGAAGCTGCTCGCCGACGGGCGAGTGAAGGACAAGGTAGCTGTTATTACCGGCGCAGGCTCCGGCATCGGCCGGGCCGCAGCGTTGAAGCTGGCTAAGCATGGCGCCAAGATCGTACTTCTGGATCTGATCGACGGACGAAGCGAGAAGGTAGAGGAAGCGATACGCGAGATGGGAGCTGAGGCTCTCTTCATCGATACGGATGTTGCTGATCCCGCCCGTGTCGAGAAAGCGATGCAGGAGGCTGCGGATCGATTCGGACGAATCGATATTTTATTCGCCAACGCAGGCGTAAATGGTACACTCGCGCCTATTGAGGAAATGAATCCTGAGGATTGGGATCAGACGCTCGGCATCAACCTGAAGGGCACCTTCCTCTCTGTCAAATACGTACTCCCGCATATGACCGCCTGGGGAGGAAGCATTATTATTACAAGCTCAATCAACGGGAACCGCAAGTTCAAAGGCTTCGGCATGTCGGCGTACAGCTCATCCAAGGCCGGTCAGGTCGCCTTCGCCAAGATGGCTGCGCTGGAGCTTGCGAGGCATCGGATACGGGTGAATGCCATCTGTCCCGGCGCCATAGAGACCAATATCGGACAGAATACGAATCGGACGCCGGAAGTCAGCGAGATTGTCATTCCTGTGGAATACCCGCAGGGCAATCAGCCGCTGGAGCGTGGACCTGGGCAGCCGGAGCAGGTCGCGGACCTGGTGCTGTTCTTGGCGTCGGAGGAATCCAGCCACATCTCGGGCACGGAGGTCTACATCGACGGCGTGGAATCCTTGCTGTAA
- a CDS encoding diguanylate cyclase, whose product MGAVKRRHAGGLLSDSGFLLFVVLCFAGILFVSSDQAYFLQNIVLLNAAFMIAILAYFINITTGLILNMLFLFGYGTYMLYRIIAIGDTVESEAYFWLIMPPLYTAAIWLFSLGTRRLQRDNEALQQANSRLATMDQETHLRTAMIFQKDAAVFMALSTRYQIPLTLLVMQVRYWNEVRRLMSSEQLTEVLSDLSELSQTSIRDNDALYMLDNDQATWGLLLFTNAEGAAVVAERIKSNVAAFNRREESSPYIAELQLRIGQYTYDSETVVSSFDWIEKASKQLEYDV is encoded by the coding sequence GTGGGAGCGGTGAAGCGTAGACATGCGGGTGGCCTCCTGTCCGACAGCGGCTTTCTCTTGTTTGTTGTCCTTTGTTTTGCGGGAATCCTGTTTGTGTCGAGCGATCAAGCGTATTTTTTGCAAAATATAGTGCTCCTGAACGCCGCGTTTATGATTGCGATTCTCGCTTATTTCATCAATATTACGACAGGGCTCATTCTGAACATGCTGTTTCTGTTCGGGTATGGCACCTATATGCTGTATCGGATCATCGCCATCGGCGACACGGTGGAGTCTGAAGCTTATTTCTGGTTGATCATGCCGCCGCTCTATACGGCCGCGATATGGCTGTTCTCGCTTGGGACGAGACGGCTGCAGAGGGACAATGAGGCGCTCCAGCAGGCGAACAGCCGGCTCGCCACGATGGACCAGGAGACCCATCTGCGCACCGCGATGATCTTCCAGAAGGACGCGGCTGTCTTCATGGCGCTGTCCACACGGTATCAAATTCCGCTCACGCTGCTGGTCATGCAGGTGCGGTATTGGAATGAGGTGCGGCGGCTGATGAGCAGCGAGCAGCTGACGGAGGTGCTGTCCGATCTGTCCGAGCTTAGCCAGACCAGCATCCGGGACAATGACGCGCTTTATATGCTGGACAACGACCAAGCCACATGGGGGCTTCTGCTGTTCACGAATGCAGAGGGAGCGGCTGTAGTGGCGGAGCGGATCAAATCGAATGTGGCCGCGTTCAACAGACGGGAGGAATCGAGCCCATATATTGCGGAGCTGCAGCTGCGCATCGGTCAATATACGTATGATTCCGAGACGGTAGTGTCTTCCTTTGATTGGATTGAGAAGGCATCCAAGCAGCTGGAGTATGATGTATAG
- a CDS encoding methylated-DNA--[protein]-cysteine S-methyltransferase codes for MSSHPKRNVLSVSWSMLRHAEWELLIGVTESGLYWIGANGESLEDCRNRQPSMFVNTEWKRNDEMVAPYAAEIAQYLSGERRAFTLRHDLRGTLFQQAVWKALLDIPYGTSVSYSDIAQMISKPSAARAVGAAIGANPVLITVPCHRVVGKNGTLTGYRGGLEMKTRLLELEHEAVAAR; via the coding sequence ATGAGCTCGCATCCAAAACGGAACGTTTTATCCGTCTCATGGTCCATGCTGAGACACGCGGAATGGGAGCTGCTGATCGGCGTAACGGAGTCAGGGCTTTATTGGATTGGCGCAAATGGAGAAAGCCTGGAGGACTGTCGCAACAGGCAGCCCTCCATGTTCGTGAACACGGAGTGGAAGCGGAACGACGAGATGGTGGCTCCTTATGCGGCTGAAATCGCGCAGTATTTGTCCGGCGAGCGCCGCGCGTTTACACTCCGGCATGACCTGCGCGGGACCTTGTTCCAGCAGGCCGTATGGAAAGCACTGCTGGATATCCCTTACGGGACCAGCGTCTCCTACTCTGATATTGCTCAAATGATCAGCAAGCCGTCAGCAGCGCGGGCAGTAGGTGCGGCGATTGGTGCCAACCCTGTCCTTATTACAGTGCCATGCCACCGTGTCGTCGGCAAGAACGGGACGCTTACAGGATACCGCGGCGGACTTGAGATGAAGACAAGATTGCTGGAGCTGGAGCATGAAGCTGTCGCTGCTCGATAA
- a CDS encoding proline--tRNA ligase, with product MKQSTLFASTLRDVPADAEAASHQLMLRAGYIRQLAAGIYTYLPLGWRVLRKIETIVREEMDRSGGQELLMPAMQPAELWQESGRYHVYGPELIRLKDRHNREFALGPTHEEVVTTLVRNEIGSYRRLPVTLYQIQTKFRDERRPRFGLLRGREFLMKDAYSFDTTWEGLDHSYRSMYDAYSRIFKRVGMTFRAVEADAGAIGGEGGTHEFMALADIGEDTIVSCSCCSYAANLEKAAARSADGVMKTPEAFHHESDCQKIYTPNIRSIDELSSFLEMDASAIIKTLVYIVDGKPVAVLVRGDHEVNEIKLANTLGAQHVELADSDTTERVTGAPVGFAGPIGLAIPVYADQAVADMAEGAAGANEADFHYIHVMPGRHFQPAMIADFRNAVEGDACARCEEGMLRFHRGIEVGHVFKLGTKYSEALGAKFVDQNGREQAMIMGCYGIGVSRILSAVAEQSHDSRGIIWPAAIAPYQVHIIPVSVKDESQMKLAEELYGRLTEHGIEVLLDDRDERPGVKFNDSDLFGIPYRLVVGKLAANAEVEFVERRTLEKQVLGADAALARIIASLRGQ from the coding sequence ATGAAGCAATCTACTTTATTCGCCTCAACGTTGCGCGACGTGCCTGCGGATGCCGAGGCAGCAAGCCATCAGCTTATGCTGCGCGCAGGTTATATCCGGCAGTTGGCTGCCGGTATCTATACCTATCTCCCCCTTGGGTGGCGGGTGCTACGCAAGATCGAGACGATTGTGCGAGAAGAGATGGATCGGTCTGGCGGGCAGGAGCTTCTCATGCCCGCGATGCAGCCTGCCGAGCTATGGCAGGAGTCCGGAAGGTACCATGTATACGGCCCAGAGCTGATTCGGCTCAAGGATCGCCATAACCGCGAATTTGCTTTGGGTCCTACACATGAAGAGGTTGTCACGACTCTTGTCCGTAACGAGATCGGCTCATACCGCCGTCTGCCGGTTACTCTCTACCAGATTCAGACGAAATTTCGGGATGAGCGCCGTCCCCGCTTCGGTCTGCTGCGAGGGCGGGAATTCCTGATGAAGGATGCGTATTCATTTGATACAACCTGGGAAGGACTGGATCATTCCTACCGGAGCATGTATGATGCTTACAGCCGTATCTTCAAGAGGGTCGGTATGACGTTCCGGGCTGTTGAAGCTGATGCTGGAGCTATCGGTGGAGAAGGCGGCACGCATGAATTTATGGCTCTGGCTGACATTGGTGAGGATACCATTGTCTCCTGCTCATGCTGTAGTTATGCGGCTAATCTGGAGAAGGCCGCTGCTCGGTCTGCAGACGGCGTCATGAAGACCCCTGAGGCATTTCATCATGAAAGCGACTGTCAAAAAATCTATACACCGAACATAAGAAGCATAGACGAGCTATCCTCCTTTCTGGAGATGGATGCCAGCGCCATCATCAAGACGCTTGTCTATATCGTGGATGGCAAGCCAGTTGCCGTTCTGGTGAGAGGCGACCATGAAGTAAACGAAATCAAGCTGGCGAATACGCTTGGCGCACAACACGTGGAGCTGGCAGACAGCGATACGACGGAACGTGTGACAGGCGCTCCGGTCGGCTTTGCAGGTCCAATCGGACTTGCGATTCCCGTGTATGCAGATCAGGCGGTAGCCGATATGGCTGAAGGTGCAGCGGGAGCGAACGAAGCGGATTTCCACTACATACATGTCATGCCGGGAAGGCACTTCCAGCCGGCAATGATCGCCGATTTCCGAAATGCCGTGGAAGGCGATGCATGCGCACGGTGCGAGGAAGGCATGCTTCGGTTCCACCGCGGCATCGAGGTCGGCCATGTCTTCAAGCTGGGGACCAAATACAGCGAGGCGCTTGGCGCAAAATTTGTGGACCAGAACGGAAGAGAGCAGGCCATGATTATGGGCTGCTATGGTATCGGCGTCTCCCGGATTTTATCCGCTGTCGCGGAGCAAAGCCATGATAGCCGAGGCATCATCTGGCCAGCGGCGATTGCCCCTTATCAGGTCCACATCATCCCAGTCTCCGTTAAGGATGAGTCGCAGATGAAGCTGGCGGAGGAGCTGTATGGCCGGCTTACGGAGCACGGCATCGAGGTATTGCTCGATGATCGGGACGAGAGGCCTGGCGTCAAGTTCAACGACTCCGATCTGTTCGGCATCCCGTATAGGCTTGTGGTTGGCAAGCTCGCCGCAAACGCCGAGGTCGAATTCGTGGAGCGCCGGACGCTGGAGAAGCAGGTGCTCGGTGCCGATGCTGCCCTTGCACGAATCATTGCGTCACTGCGAGGACAGTAG
- a CDS encoding glycosyltransferase, protein MTTADILMVLAVFCIWSLLLVNIALIIAGYVYYMEGEVMPEPSLPCKEGDAPFVSIMVPAHNEGKVIIPTVESLLALDYPRDRYEIIVINDNSSDDSAALLGSLQAKHPYRNLIIMNTDAVTGGKGKSNALNIGFERSRGELIAIYDADNTPERTALRYLVADLMRDEKLGAVIGKFRTRNRNASLLTRFINIETLSFQWMAQAGRWKLFKLCTIPGTNFVMRRSIVTRIGGWDVKALAEDTEISFRIYQMGYRIKFQPKSVTWEQEPQTVKVWFKQRTRWAKGNIYVIVKNIPMIFQRGANVVRFDIVYLLAVYFLLLTSLIISDSLLVLHALGYVHTTIAGFSGLLWTLAVVLFILGTFITLTTEKGELNLSNLWLIMLMYVTYSQLWMGVAACGLYQYVKDTLFKREAKWYKTERY, encoded by the coding sequence ATGACGACTGCCGATATATTGATGGTTCTGGCTGTCTTCTGCATATGGAGCCTGCTGCTGGTCAACATTGCCCTCATCATCGCAGGGTATGTCTATTACATGGAGGGAGAGGTCATGCCGGAGCCCTCTCTGCCGTGCAAGGAAGGCGATGCTCCCTTCGTCAGCATCATGGTGCCGGCTCATAATGAAGGCAAGGTTATTATTCCGACTGTAGAATCGCTGCTGGCGCTGGATTATCCTCGGGATCGATACGAAATTATCGTCATTAACGACAATTCCTCGGATGACAGCGCAGCGCTGCTGGGGAGCCTTCAAGCGAAGCATCCTTACAGAAATTTGATCATTATGAATACGGACGCTGTTACCGGCGGCAAAGGCAAGTCCAACGCGCTTAATATCGGCTTCGAGAGAAGCCGGGGGGAGCTAATAGCGATCTACGACGCGGACAATACGCCTGAGCGCACCGCGCTGCGATATCTGGTCGCGGACCTGATGCGTGACGAGAAACTCGGCGCCGTGATCGGCAAGTTTCGCACGCGCAACCGGAACGCCAGCCTGCTTACCCGATTTATAAATATTGAGACGTTATCCTTCCAATGGATGGCGCAGGCTGGCAGATGGAAGCTGTTCAAGCTGTGCACGATACCGGGCACCAACTTCGTCATGAGGCGAAGCATCGTTACCCGGATCGGAGGCTGGGACGTCAAGGCGCTGGCGGAGGATACGGAGATCAGCTTCCGCATCTATCAGATGGGCTATCGCATCAAGTTTCAGCCGAAATCCGTCACATGGGAGCAGGAGCCCCAGACGGTTAAGGTCTGGTTCAAGCAGCGGACGAGATGGGCGAAGGGGAACATTTATGTCATTGTCAAAAACATTCCAATGATCTTCCAGCGCGGTGCCAACGTTGTGCGATTCGATATTGTTTATTTGCTGGCGGTCTACTTTCTGCTGCTCACCTCGCTGATCATTTCCGACAGCTTGCTGGTGCTGCACGCGCTTGGCTACGTCCACACGACAATCGCAGGCTTTAGCGGCCTGCTGTGGACGCTGGCTGTCGTGCTGTTTATTCTCGGGACGTTTATTACGCTGACGACGGAGAAGGGAGAGCTCAATCTCTCCAACCTGTGGCTCATTATGCTGATGTATGTGACCTACAGCCAGCTGTGGATGGGGGTCGCCGCCTGCGGGCTGTACCAATACGTGAAGGACACGCTGTTCAAGCGGGAAGCCAAGTGGTACAAAACGGAACGTTATTAG
- a CDS encoding MalY/PatB family protein, whose translation MAYQFDELINRKNTRSYKWDQVGPMFGNEDILPLWVADMDFPCPPAVQEALRKRVELGAYGYAIRTDEYADAIMSWFGRKHGWSLQREWISDSPSVVTTLSLAVEQFTAPGDQVVIQTPVYYPFYDVVRMNDRELALNPLLIRNGHYEMDMEHLESLFQAGAKLLLFCNPHNPGGRVWSREELEALGALCLRYGMTVVSDEIHCDLVYPDYEYVPFASLSPELADRTITCLAATKTFNLPGLHTSFMVVSNREMKAKLDRRIKALSIHMSHHLAQEAVVTAYNECEDWLDELMVYIEGNLNYALDYLAEHLPQVKPMKPEGTYLLWLDCRALGLDKNGLKKLMYEGAKVAFNEGSTFGTEGEGWLRVNLACPRFVLEKAMAQFCAAANSLDA comes from the coding sequence GTGGCTTACCAATTCGATGAGCTGATTAACCGGAAGAATACCCGCTCTTACAAGTGGGATCAGGTGGGACCGATGTTCGGCAATGAGGACATACTGCCGCTATGGGTCGCCGATATGGATTTTCCTTGCCCGCCGGCCGTACAGGAGGCGCTGCGCAAGCGCGTAGAGCTGGGCGCTTATGGCTACGCCATTCGGACCGACGAATATGCGGACGCGATTATGAGCTGGTTCGGCAGGAAGCATGGCTGGAGCCTGCAGCGGGAATGGATCTCGGACAGTCCCAGCGTTGTCACGACGCTTAGCCTGGCCGTTGAGCAGTTTACGGCGCCTGGCGACCAGGTCGTTATTCAGACGCCAGTCTATTATCCGTTCTACGATGTTGTGCGGATGAATGATAGGGAGCTGGCGCTGAATCCGCTCCTGATCCGGAATGGACATTACGAGATGGATATGGAGCATCTGGAGAGCCTGTTCCAGGCGGGCGCGAAGCTGCTGCTGTTCTGCAACCCGCACAATCCGGGCGGGCGCGTCTGGAGCCGCGAGGAGCTGGAAGCGCTTGGGGCGCTGTGCCTTCGGTACGGCATGACGGTCGTATCGGATGAAATTCATTGCGACCTTGTCTATCCGGACTATGAATATGTGCCGTTTGCTTCACTGTCGCCAGAGCTTGCAGATCGAACCATTACCTGCCTCGCCGCAACCAAAACATTTAACCTGCCGGGCTTGCACACGTCGTTTATGGTGGTATCGAACCGTGAGATGAAGGCGAAGCTAGACCGCCGTATCAAGGCGCTCAGCATTCATATGTCCCATCACCTCGCACAGGAAGCGGTAGTGACCGCCTACAACGAATGCGAGGACTGGCTGGATGAGCTGATGGTCTATATAGAAGGCAACCTGAACTACGCACTTGATTATCTGGCGGAGCATCTGCCGCAAGTGAAGCCGATGAAGCCGGAGGGAACCTATCTGCTCTGGCTGGATTGCCGGGCGCTGGGGCTGGACAAGAATGGCTTGAAGAAGCTGATGTACGAGGGGGCAAAGGTCGCCTTCAACGAGGGCTCCACCTTCGGAACGGAAGGCGAAGGCTGGCTTCGCGTCAATCTGGCATGCCCTCGCTTCGTGCTGGAGAAGGCGATGGCCCAGTTCTGTGCGGCAGCGAATAGCTTGGACGCTTAG
- a CDS encoding sodium:proton antiporter: MHHFNEVFIQILILLAVSVGVIAISKKINWPYSVALVLVGLLLGIFHIPFMEQAEAYITQSHVFQSIIISLFLPILLGDATLKLPFSHLREQSKPVLGLAFIGTLVSFLLIAAGSYYFLGLPLAVAFTFAALMSATDPISVISIFKSLGVPKKMVTIIEGESLFNDGIAVVLFQISSIYLLTYVEMGWAGVGAGFLLFLKFCLGGIAVGAIMGYLFSQLIRIYDDYPLEIAFSALLFFGSYFIAEHFHVSGVIAVVVSGLIFGSYGKRIGMSETTSLNIITFWDVVTLIANSLIFLMIGLEIRNIDFSDKFGLIALAIAIVLIARTIATFASLQPVKGFPSSWKALLNWGGLKGSLSIALALSLPLNFEGRDDVLVLTFSVVLFSLIAQGLTLKPLIQRLGINKEDQETKAQAE, translated from the coding sequence ATGCATCACTTTAACGAAGTATTTATTCAAATTCTTATTCTGCTGGCCGTATCGGTCGGGGTTATTGCCATTTCCAAAAAAATTAACTGGCCTTACTCCGTCGCGCTTGTGCTGGTGGGACTATTGCTGGGCATCTTCCATATTCCGTTCATGGAGCAAGCGGAGGCGTATATTACCCAATCCCATGTATTCCAGTCTATTATTATTTCGTTGTTTCTGCCGATCCTGCTGGGGGACGCGACGCTGAAGCTGCCCTTCTCCCATCTGCGGGAGCAGAGCAAGCCTGTGCTGGGACTGGCGTTTATCGGCACGCTTGTATCCTTCCTGCTTATTGCCGCGGGCTCCTACTATTTCCTCGGTTTGCCGCTCGCGGTCGCCTTTACGTTCGCGGCGCTTATGAGCGCAACCGATCCCATCAGCGTCATCTCCATCTTCAAATCGCTCGGCGTGCCCAAGAAGATGGTCACCATTATTGAAGGGGAATCCTTATTCAATGACGGTATCGCGGTGGTGCTGTTCCAGATCTCTTCCATCTACCTGCTGACGTACGTCGAGATGGGCTGGGCCGGTGTTGGAGCGGGCTTCCTGCTGTTCCTGAAGTTTTGCCTGGGCGGCATTGCAGTCGGCGCGATAATGGGCTACCTTTTCTCGCAGCTTATTCGCATCTATGACGATTATCCGCTGGAAATCGCATTTTCGGCGCTGCTCTTCTTCGGCAGCTATTTCATTGCGGAGCATTTCCACGTGTCCGGCGTAATCGCCGTTGTGGTCAGCGGCCTCATCTTCGGCAGCTATGGCAAACGTATTGGCATGTCGGAGACAACCTCGCTGAACATCATTACATTCTGGGACGTCGTGACGCTGATCGCCAACTCTCTCATCTTCCTCATGATCGGTCTGGAAATTCGCAATATCGACTTCTCGGACAAGTTCGGTCTGATCGCGCTGGCCATCGCCATTGTGCTGATCGCCCGTACGATAGCGACGTTCGCGAGCCTTCAGCCGGTCAAGGGCTTCCCGAGCTCGTGGAAAGCTCTGCTGAACTGGGGCGGGCTGAAAGGCAGCTTGTCCATTGCGCTTGCGCTCAGCCTGCCGCTCAATTTCGAGGGACGCGACGATGTGCTCGTGCTGACGTTCAGCGTCGTCCTGTTCTCGCTAATTGCGCAGGGACTTACGCTGAAGCCGCTTATTCAGAGGCTCGGCATTAACAAGGAAGACCAGGAGACCAAGGCGCAGGCGGAATAG